Genomic DNA from Rhodopseudomonas sp. BAL398:
ACTGAGAATGACCGGCGCAAGGCCGGCTGCCACCAGCCACCCCCAGCCTCCGAATGATAGTCCGGCAATCACGGCGAGACTGCCGAGCGCCAGAAGAGCCCATCGGTTGCCAAGATAGTATCGTGCCGCGTTGAGTACATCCCGCCGAGCGACGGCTCAGCCGTCGCGGTGGTTCGTGGTAACGTCATGCGATCTCCTCCTTCATGGTTGCCTGTTGCTATCGGTGCCACCGGCTGGAATGCCAACGCTGCGTTTGCCGCAGGGTGGCGTTGCGGCTAATTTTGATTCTTTCGAGAACGGCGCCGCGGCATCTCTCGCAATCACGCAACGAATGACTTCAGTGATCTCTGGCGCATCCCACTCGGCAGGTCCGATAAGCCTGCCGATCTCCCGACCCTCGCGATCGATCAGCAGTGTCGTCGGAAGGCCTACCGCTCCCAGGTCGCGCGTTGTCTTTGCCGAACTGTCAAGGTACATCGCAAGCTTTCTAATTCCGATCTCGGCAAAGAACTTGCGTACCGCATCCATGCGGCGGTCGATCGACAGCGCCACCACCTCGAAGTCAGTTCCTCCCAACTTGGTCTGCAGCCGGTCGAGCGTCGGCATCTCCTTGCGGCACGGTACGCACCAGGTCGCCCAGATATTGAGGAGCACCACCTTGCCGCGAAAATCGGTTAGACTTCGGGACTGGCCATTGGCGTCCTCGAACTGGATCGCCGCAAGCGGCTTGGGTCTTTCGTTGACCGTGAGATGCCTGCTCGGCTCCTGTGCCGCCGCAATTGTCCATGTCGCAACAACGAGGACCGTTGCCGCGAAGCAGAGAACCACACCACGTACGAGCGATCGTTTCACGGACATCATGGTTGCCGCAGCTTTCGGATCAGTGGAAGAATCGTGTCCTCGAGCACCTTTGGCGTCACCGCTCCGATGTGTTTGTAAGCAATACGGCCATCCTTGGTGATGACGAAGGTTTCGGGCACGCCGTAAACCCCCCAGTCGATCGCTACACGTCCGTTGCGGTCGGCACCGGTGCGGGCATAAGGATCGCCCATCGTGTTGAGCCATCGCGCAGCATCATCGGGCTGGTCCTTGTAGTTGAGCCCATGAATGGCAACGATACCCTTGGCCTTCAACTGCATGAATATGGGATGCTCTTCCCGGCAAGCGGTGCACCATGAGGCAAAGACATTCACTAGTGACACTTCGCCGTTGAGATCGGCACTAGCCAGACCAAGCGTGCGGCCCTTGACCGGCGGCAGCGTGAATTCTGGTACCGGTTTCCCGATCAGCGCCGACGGGATCGCGCTGGGGTTGCGAGTCATCCCCCAGGCAAGCACGACTGCGACTCCCAGAAAAATCGTGAGGGGGGCGATTAGGACAATCCGTCGGATTCCCGCATGCGCACCGCCACCAACAAGGCCGGGTGTGGCAAGAACCGGCTGGGTGCCTGTTTCCATTCCAAATGCTGTCGATGGCCAGCGCCAGTACCGTCGCAACAGGAGCACGATACCGGCCAAGATGGCCGATACGAGGAGTAAGCCCGTTGCGGCGATCGCCAGTAAAGCGGACTCCCAACCTAACTCGGATTCACCCATGGCCAGCATCGTTGATGCTCCGGTTCTACTCGGTCGCAAAGACCTTCCCGGGCGCGGCATCGCTCCCGATTTCATAGACCGGAAGCGGTCCTGTCTTGTGGCCGGTCATTCCCGGCGTCCCCGCGGGCATCCCCGGTATTGAAACGCCGACGATAGCTGGATGTTCGGCCAAAAGCTTCTTGATGACTTCAGCGGACACA
This window encodes:
- a CDS encoding DsbE family thiol:disulfide interchange protein; translated protein: METGTQPVLATPGLVGGGAHAGIRRIVLIAPLTIFLGVAVVLAWGMTRNPSAIPSALIGKPVPEFTLPPVKGRTLGLASADLNGEVSLVNVFASWCTACREEHPIFMQLKAKGIVAIHGLNYKDQPDDAARWLNTMGDPYARTGADRNGRVAIDWGVYGVPETFVITKDGRIAYKHIGAVTPKVLEDTILPLIRKLRQP
- a CDS encoding TlpA family protein disulfide reductase; its protein translation is MSVKRSLVRGVVLCFAATVLVVATWTIAAAQEPSRHLTVNERPKPLAAIQFEDANGQSRSLTDFRGKVVLLNIWATWCVPCRKEMPTLDRLQTKLGGTDFEVVALSIDRRMDAVRKFFAEIGIRKLAMYLDSSAKTTRDLGAVGLPTTLLIDREGREIGRLIGPAEWDAPEITEVIRCVIARDAAAPFSKESKLAATPPCGKRSVGIPAGGTDSNRQP